One genomic window of Sodaliphilus pleomorphus includes the following:
- a CDS encoding YitT family protein, translating into MDIKRKFLIKEAKDYVIMVFALFLCAFGFAAFIIPEGVVTGGVAGISTIIYFASGKAVNIAVPNYAINVLLLVIAYRTVGRQFVLRTIFGATIFSMFLGFLTPMFPHPIVNQQSFMNVIIGAILCGTGLGTTFAHNGSSGGTDVIAAMVNKHSNVSFGRMMLYCDLCIITSSYLLFHQLDKIVFGYVFLVINSFVSDFVINNRFQGRQFLIVSEKWQDIANAINNEANRGCTLLHGTGWYTKQDVKILMVVCRKYESITVQRIIKAIDPNAFISIASTSGVFGKGFDKMKIRLHKYKPKLSDETTTVQKMDNAQQNDNHGVGEEQK; encoded by the coding sequence ATGGACATCAAGCGTAAATTTCTCATCAAGGAGGCCAAGGACTACGTGATCATGGTCTTTGCCCTTTTTCTTTGCGCGTTTGGTTTCGCCGCCTTCATCATTCCCGAGGGAGTTGTGACGGGAGGCGTTGCCGGCATCTCTACAATCATCTACTTTGCCAGCGGCAAGGCGGTGAACATTGCAGTTCCCAACTATGCGATCAACGTGCTGTTGCTGGTGATCGCCTACCGCACCGTGGGGCGGCAGTTTGTGCTGCGCACCATCTTCGGGGCCACCATATTCAGCATGTTTTTGGGTTTCCTCACGCCCATGTTTCCACACCCCATCGTCAACCAGCAGTCGTTTATGAACGTGATCATCGGGGCCATCCTGTGCGGCACCGGGCTGGGCACCACCTTTGCCCACAATGGCAGCAGCGGCGGCACCGATGTGATTGCGGCCATGGTCAACAAGCACAGCAACGTGTCGTTTGGCCGCATGATGCTCTACTGCGACTTGTGCATCATCACGTCGTCCTACCTGCTGTTTCACCAGCTCGACAAGATCGTGTTTGGCTACGTGTTTCTGGTCATCAACAGCTTTGTGAGCGACTTTGTGATCAACAACCGCTTCCAGGGCCGGCAGTTTTTGATTGTGAGCGAGAAGTGGCAAGACATAGCCAATGCCATCAACAACGAGGCCAACCGCGGCTGCACCCTGCTGCATGGCACAGGCTGGTACACCAAGCAAGACGTGAAGATATTGATGGTAGTGTGCCGCAAGTATGAGAGCATAACCGTGCAACGCATCATCAAGGCTATCGACCCCAACGCCTTCATCTCAATTGCCTCGACCTCGGGTGTGTTTGGCAAAGGCTTTGACAAGATGAAAATAAGGCTTCACAAGTATAAGCCCAAGCTGAGCGACGAGACCACGACCGTGCAGAAAATGGACAATGCACAGCAGAATGACAACCACGGCGTTGGCGAAGAACAAAAATAG
- a CDS encoding phage holin family protein: MLTRLLISAISILVTAWLLPGVSCSPWWVSIVVAVVLGLINAFIKPVISFLSLPVTILTLGLFSLVINALMVLLCASIVGGFNVAGFWDALVFAVVLMVVNWGLNAVFGDD; this comes from the coding sequence ATGTTGACAAGACTTCTTATTTCGGCAATATCGATACTCGTCACCGCCTGGTTGCTGCCAGGCGTGTCGTGCAGCCCGTGGTGGGTGTCGATTGTGGTGGCTGTGGTGCTGGGCCTCATCAATGCCTTCATCAAGCCCGTGATCAGTTTCCTCTCGTTGCCCGTCACTATCTTGACGCTGGGCCTCTTCTCGCTCGTGATCAATGCGCTCATGGTGCTCTTGTGCGCCAGCATCGTTGGCGGGTTCAACGTCGCAGGGTTTTGGGACGCCTTGGTCTTTGCCGTTGTACTGATGGTCGTCAACTGGGGGCTCAATGCCGTTTTCGGCGACGACTGA
- the xseA gene encoding exodeoxyribonuclease VII large subunit, whose protein sequence is MSQTTTLDFNMPEAPRAISLLEFNRRIKGLLYDQQVMGVWVTAETSDVQVRRGHCYLELLQKDEKTGQTVAKIGAVIWASTFMRVGAKFYSVTQQQLGNGMKVMVLVSANFHEQYGLKVMINDISPEFTLGDMARRRQEIIDRLTREGHIDENKELAFPQVPQRVAVISSAGAAGYGDFMNQLAGNPYGIKYYPCLFAAMMQGSKTVPSVIDALERIEKHQELFDCVVIIRGGGSTTDLNWFDDYNLALKVAQCPLPVITGIGHERDTTVLDYVAAKPVKTPTAAAEFLIQCGINALSRLNEMSNTIVSAVKDAIARSNEQLSYLASSVPMLARHILEKSALGLQRYIEAIPLQVTGRITAERGRLERDVDAIKSAIAQAMLKEQMRMKNLDDKVTLLSPRNTLKRGYSLTMCNGHIITDASQLHAGDSITTHFGNGKTTSIVNQ, encoded by the coding sequence ATGAGCCAGACCACCACACTCGACTTCAATATGCCCGAGGCTCCCCGGGCAATAAGCCTGCTTGAGTTCAACCGCCGCATCAAGGGTCTGCTCTACGACCAGCAAGTGATGGGCGTGTGGGTGACCGCCGAGACCAGCGACGTGCAGGTGAGGCGGGGCCACTGCTACCTCGAACTGCTGCAGAAGGACGAGAAAACCGGCCAAACCGTAGCCAAAATAGGAGCAGTGATATGGGCCAGCACCTTCATGCGGGTAGGGGCCAAGTTCTACAGCGTCACCCAGCAGCAACTGGGCAACGGCATGAAAGTGATGGTGCTCGTCTCGGCCAACTTCCACGAGCAATACGGGCTCAAAGTGATGATCAACGACATCAGCCCCGAGTTCACGCTGGGCGACATGGCACGGCGCAGGCAGGAAATCATCGACCGCTTGACCCGTGAAGGCCACATCGACGAGAACAAGGAGCTGGCCTTCCCCCAAGTGCCGCAGCGCGTGGCCGTGATCTCGTCGGCAGGAGCAGCCGGCTATGGCGACTTCATGAATCAGCTCGCAGGCAACCCCTATGGCATAAAGTACTATCCCTGCCTGTTCGCGGCCATGATGCAAGGCAGCAAGACAGTGCCATCGGTCATCGATGCGCTGGAGCGCATCGAGAAGCACCAGGAGCTGTTTGACTGCGTGGTCATCATACGCGGCGGCGGTTCTACCACCGACCTCAACTGGTTTGACGACTACAACCTGGCGTTGAAGGTGGCCCAATGCCCACTGCCCGTAATCACAGGCATAGGGCACGAACGCGACACCACCGTGCTCGACTATGTAGCAGCCAAGCCGGTGAAAACCCCCACTGCAGCGGCCGAATTCCTGATACAGTGCGGCATCAACGCCCTATCGCGCCTCAACGAGATGAGCAACACCATCGTGAGCGCGGTGAAAGACGCCATTGCCCGCAGCAACGAGCAACTGAGCTACCTGGCCAGCAGCGTGCCCATGCTTGCCCGTCACATTCTGGAAAAGAGCGCACTCGGGCTGCAGCGCTACATCGAGGCGATACCGCTGCAAGTGACCGGGCGCATCACTGCCGAGCGTGGCAGGCTGGAGCGAGACGTCGACGCCATCAAGAGCGCAATTGCCCAGGCGATGCTCAAGGAGCAGATGAGGATGAAAAACCTCGACGACAAGGTGACGCTGCTATCGCCCCGCAACACACTCAAGCGCGGATACTCGCTCACCATGTGCAACGGGCACATCATCACCGATGCCAGCCAGCTGCACGCCGGCGACTCCATCACCACGCATTTCGGCAACGGCAAAACAACATCGATTGTAAACCAATAA
- a CDS encoding outer membrane beta-barrel protein: MKNTIISLLLAMAGVAAQAQVGDWSVGAQMNFGSKNSMAGIGAQVQVEIAQHLRVAPEFIYYFKDNGVKDYNVNLNAQYVIGTGAPGLNVYPIAGLTYAHFSEDALYGSDTFNRVGANVGCGVEYNISGSPISFFAEERVQILKDWTQSVTTFGIKYKF, encoded by the coding sequence ATGAAGAATACAATAATCTCTTTACTCCTTGCCATGGCAGGAGTGGCAGCACAGGCCCAGGTGGGCGACTGGAGCGTGGGAGCACAGATGAACTTCGGCTCCAAAAACAGCATGGCAGGCATTGGCGCCCAAGTGCAAGTGGAAATTGCCCAGCACCTGCGCGTTGCACCTGAATTTATCTATTACTTCAAAGACAACGGTGTGAAGGACTACAATGTGAACCTCAATGCACAATATGTGATAGGCACCGGAGCCCCCGGCCTGAATGTGTATCCCATAGCCGGACTCACCTATGCCCACTTCTCAGAGGATGCGCTCTATGGCAGCGACACGTTCAACCGTGTGGGCGCCAACGTGGGCTGCGGCGTGGAGTACAACATCAGTGGCAGTCCCATCTCATTTTTTGCCGAAGAGAGGGTGCAAATACTGAAAGACTGGACACAGAGCGTGACCACATTTGGCATCAAATACAAGTTTTAA
- the xseB gene encoding exodeoxyribonuclease VII small subunit, with product MEEDINKLTYSEAVGELEHIVQQMQSNDCSIDNLSKLTARSLQLLKVCKAKLTTTDEELKKILKELDDNK from the coding sequence ATGGAAGAAGACATCAACAAACTCACCTATAGCGAAGCCGTGGGCGAACTTGAACACATCGTGCAGCAAATGCAGAGCAACGACTGCTCGATCGACAACCTGAGCAAGCTCACTGCCCGCTCGCTGCAGCTGCTCAAGGTGTGCAAGGCAAAACTCACCACCACCGATGAGGAGCTGAAAAAGATACTCAAGGAGCTCGACGACAACAAGTGA
- a CDS encoding DUF3256 family protein yields the protein MKHLLSVMLIALLAAVQAQAGGIRDFLLSEPGVVFRTLPQAARAGLVANAELGKSRTTEATNRMGNTSKIDTLTTDYVAVQLSGSSSIALKMLNKGKADTVIAVIETVSTPARDSRITFYDTRWKQLPAKKCIKQLPAMRDFFKPATPKNKLNELLGDIDFQLIELQWTGAGFNTLTATHSLKSFYSKEDYQKWAPYLVDTITYHIEGTTLKPDKKQ from the coding sequence ATGAAACACCTACTCAGTGTCATGCTCATCGCCCTGCTGGCCGCCGTCCAGGCACAGGCCGGAGGCATAAGAGACTTCTTGCTGTCGGAGCCTGGAGTCGTGTTCCGCACCCTTCCCCAGGCTGCGCGCGCAGGCCTTGTGGCCAATGCCGAACTGGGCAAGAGCCGCACTACCGAGGCAACCAACCGCATGGGCAACACATCGAAAATCGACACACTCACAACCGACTACGTCGCAGTGCAACTGTCGGGCAGCAGCAGCATCGCGCTCAAAATGCTCAACAAGGGCAAGGCCGACACCGTGATTGCTGTGATCGAGACCGTGTCGACGCCTGCCCGCGACAGCCGCATCACCTTCTACGACACCCGCTGGAAACAGCTGCCTGCCAAGAAGTGCATCAAGCAGTTGCCCGCCATGCGCGACTTCTTCAAGCCCGCCACGCCCAAGAACAAACTCAACGAGTTGCTGGGCGACATCGACTTCCAGCTCATCGAGTTGCAATGGACAGGAGCCGGCTTCAACACCCTCACCGCCACGCATAGCCTCAAGAGCTTCTACAGCAAGGAGGACTACCAGAAGTGGGCGCCCTACCTGGTCGACACGATCACCTATCACATCGAAGGCACCACATTGAAACCCGACAAGAAACAATGA
- a CDS encoding metallophosphoesterase family protein, producing MMKILHTSDWHLGQVFYKYDRSAEQHDFLAQLAAIVKREQPDAMVVSGDVYDTGAPSAATVKMFTDGMLAIHKACPAMTIVVTAGNHDSPSRIESEQSLWQAAAGIYMIGAPGRKDDGQAHYERNIIAVKRSDGTVAGYIAAVPYVNPANFPAIADGGEEATNRQSYYFQHLLGAVAAINRDDCPVVLMAHLAVTGADFTGHKQIEGLGRMGCIDTVAISELGTGYDYLALGHIHRPQNVSERARYCGTPLAVSFDEQCEHSVTIATLQRHEPPVVRTVPIKNLKPLHTLPPGKPVDVEQALKCLEQYDDDKPGYICLNVEVESYLPGGATARAAAIAAGKKCCFCTFKTTKTAQQVLDKQAIAYVDFKKLTPLEIASRYYKLKIGREMNASEIAMFNQACQEAQNEKNT from the coding sequence ATGATGAAAATACTCCACACCAGCGACTGGCACCTGGGCCAGGTGTTTTACAAGTACGACCGCTCGGCCGAGCAACACGATTTTCTTGCACAACTTGCGGCAATAGTCAAGCGCGAGCAACCCGATGCCATGGTAGTGAGCGGCGATGTCTACGACACCGGAGCGCCGTCGGCAGCCACAGTCAAGATGTTTACCGACGGCATGCTGGCCATTCACAAGGCATGCCCTGCAATGACAATAGTAGTGACGGCCGGCAACCACGACAGCCCGTCGCGCATCGAAAGCGAGCAATCGCTGTGGCAAGCCGCTGCCGGCATTTACATGATAGGGGCGCCTGGCCGCAAGGACGACGGGCAGGCCCACTATGAGCGCAACATCATTGCCGTGAAACGCAGCGACGGCACCGTGGCAGGCTACATCGCAGCAGTGCCCTATGTAAATCCCGCCAATTTTCCCGCCATTGCCGACGGCGGCGAGGAAGCAACCAACCGCCAAAGCTACTATTTTCAGCACCTGCTCGGTGCCGTGGCAGCCATCAATCGCGACGACTGCCCGGTCGTGCTCATGGCCCATCTCGCCGTCACGGGGGCCGACTTCACGGGCCACAAGCAGATTGAAGGCCTGGGGCGCATGGGCTGTATCGACACGGTGGCAATCTCAGAGCTGGGCACGGGCTACGACTACCTGGCACTGGGCCACATACACCGCCCGCAAAACGTGAGCGAGCGGGCACGCTACTGCGGCACGCCGCTGGCCGTGAGCTTCGACGAGCAATGCGAGCACTCGGTGACCATCGCCACACTGCAGCGCCACGAGCCGCCAGTGGTGCGCACCGTGCCCATCAAGAACTTGAAGCCCCTGCACACCCTGCCGCCCGGCAAGCCAGTCGATGTGGAGCAAGCGCTCAAGTGCCTCGAGCAATACGACGACGACAAGCCGGGCTATATATGCCTCAACGTCGAGGTCGAGAGCTATCTGCCAGGAGGCGCTACAGCCCGCGCTGCCGCCATAGCCGCCGGCAAGAAGTGCTGCTTTTGCACCTTCAAGACCACCAAGACGGCTCAGCAGGTCCTCGACAAGCAGGCCATCGCCTATGTCGACTTCAAGAAGCTCACCCCGCTCGAGATAGCCTCGCGGTACTACAAGCTGAAAATAGGCCGCGAGATGAACGCAAGCGAGATAGCAATGTTTAACCAAGCCTGCCAAGAGGCGCAAAACGAGAAAAACACATGA
- a CDS encoding thymidine kinase, translating into MNGIGKLYFRYGTMGSAKTALLLTQAYNFEERKMQYLCMKPIIDNREKENVIRSRIGIERKCTWIYAEMDLYEYLKNMFEKTLQVKDWILIDEAQFLSAQQVDQLARIVDDYGVNVVCYGLRTDFQTHLFEGSRRLFELADSIDEIKSTCSCGRKTIVNARIDAQGNIVTDGNQVEIGGDDKYVALCRRCWRNRRIESSERNALKFASGSD; encoded by the coding sequence ATGAATGGAATAGGCAAACTATATTTCCGTTATGGCACGATGGGTTCGGCCAAGACAGCCTTGCTGCTCACGCAAGCCTACAACTTTGAGGAGCGCAAGATGCAATACCTGTGCATGAAGCCCATCATCGACAACCGCGAGAAGGAAAATGTGATACGCTCCCGCATAGGCATTGAGCGCAAGTGCACGTGGATATATGCCGAGATGGACCTCTACGAGTACTTAAAAAACATGTTTGAAAAGACGCTCCAGGTAAAAGACTGGATACTCATCGACGAGGCCCAGTTCTTGAGCGCCCAGCAAGTCGACCAGCTTGCGCGCATCGTCGACGACTATGGGGTGAATGTAGTGTGCTACGGCCTGCGCACCGACTTCCAGACGCACCTCTTCGAGGGTTCTCGCCGCCTTTTTGAGCTGGCCGATTCCATCGACGAGATCAAGTCGACCTGCTCGTGCGGCCGCAAGACCATTGTGAATGCCCGCATCGATGCCCAAGGCAACATCGTGACCGACGGCAACCAGGTCGAGATAGGCGGCGACGACAAGTATGTGGCCCTGTGCCGGCGATGCTGGCGCAACCGCCGCATCGAGAGCAGCGAGCGCAACGCCCTGAAGTTTGCCAGCGGCAGCGACTGA
- a CDS encoding DUF5036 family protein: protein MSTGNWAVALALSGLVTLAACGEDPLDNPDDMVTINMMDENHGKTRMGTTDIYIDSSHNFKTTDYYLCDFGPVIDLGHIEDGSPDLGTLTDQAAVSPDEGYLAFNRNDCMVFPSGHPAVAIGASYYRLWVDEWIKENKVAVGARVNFALYRPEPYKLPDWNEAAGTIDAGNTSITVEVRDNKKRGCEAMLDTAARGVLTVTDITTNKKKCQFKISLTPIATPATATGRYMLYLRTGNSYTQTLVYVKQ, encoded by the coding sequence ATGAGCACTGGCAATTGGGCTGTTGCACTTGCATTGTCGGGCCTGGTCACACTTGCAGCGTGTGGAGAGGATCCTCTCGACAACCCCGACGACATGGTCACCATCAACATGATGGACGAGAATCACGGCAAGACCCGCATGGGCACTACCGACATCTATATCGACAGCAGCCACAACTTCAAGACGACCGACTACTACCTGTGCGACTTCGGTCCTGTAATCGACTTGGGACACATCGAGGACGGCAGTCCCGACCTGGGCACGCTCACCGACCAGGCCGCCGTGAGCCCCGACGAGGGCTACCTGGCCTTTAACCGCAACGACTGCATGGTGTTCCCATCGGGGCATCCGGCCGTGGCCATAGGTGCCAGCTACTACCGCTTATGGGTGGATGAGTGGATCAAGGAGAACAAGGTGGCAGTGGGCGCCCGGGTCAACTTTGCACTCTACCGCCCCGAGCCGTACAAGCTGCCCGACTGGAACGAGGCCGCTGGCACCATCGATGCAGGCAACACATCGATCACAGTAGAAGTGCGCGACAACAAGAAACGCGGCTGCGAGGCCATGCTCGACACTGCCGCCCGAGGTGTGCTCACCGTGACCGACATCACTACCAACAAGAAAAAATGCCAGTTCAAAATAAGCCTCACCCCCATTGCCACGCCAGCCACGGCAACCGGCCGCTACATGCTCTACTTGCGCACGGGCAACAGCTACACGCAGACGTTGGTCTACGTGAAGCAATAG
- a CDS encoding AAA family ATPase — MKLKTLVIHNIASIQDATIHFDGPVLNNEHLFLITGETGSGKSTILDCLCLALFNETPRTGNAKDRNACYNYRLTHDATNALPVGDVRNLMRRNTTECKVVLTFETNDGTIYTATWETHRARNKAEGNLQSETWSLASDKGLATDKKNEIKRHIHDLLGINAEQFYRSVMLPQGRFAEFLSSSINDKSEILESLTGTAIYRNIGKQIYQIFRRKQGECQTQENRISANKLLQPEEIEEINRRIASLKASNEQLNKLRNAVAAALTWQVNLAKMQSELQNHKDAEQKWQQKLQSDEFKEHERLVKEWNHTSEARKWHNDKAQASRDLERNRSTLADMAGDYQRLAGGIAFSHTIIEKNKKQLIALQEKIDKQKKEIETLTQERNNLDNKLQGYNIATLNNSFKRIGQQIETTNNARNAYRQYLEQKSLCEKKQKKLDSDKASLKNLQQQLETIDKQVKEKQQAHDKALQDFEARKLLVHDFAVELRGMVKPGQQCPVCGHIIDKVLDNNEMQSLVAPYEQAVKKLEGELDALTSKYNKADAQARSEASRIEDQHNELAHAQSDLAVKLDHAIALGKQAGVNVEAPHCDDAAFEVKIKEAKASQQQLEAQLNKYNTLNELKNKQQQEIEKSQNQLEKHKDQLVELEKSTQMAEIEVKQAQNVQDWLTAAVPEWQALDIEPQEVDQLSAGFNSLKVQFTQYDSYNKQQQHVVQQCGKRLEDFGRSNDYTLERIAELASYDPGTIERIDHSLRQAHQQASNATALVEAVKKRIDEHQAAKPELWDTPAEQLEKSRIDTQASIEDNSKAIGACQTQLNDNDKACKQLEHDRNILEKLRHDMEQWEKLCNMLGNSDGKTFMKIAQSFILGDMLNQANYYLRMFTTRFQLECQPGSLIILVRDTMQGDTPLPASNLSGGESFMASLALALALAQMNGGQHSLDTIFIDEGFGSLSDEPLNQVVETLERLYQLDGRRVGIISHVDVLKERIAAQIQVTRDPGDNTRSLVKVATR; from the coding sequence ATGAAACTCAAGACCCTTGTCATTCACAATATAGCATCGATACAAGATGCCACCATCCACTTCGACGGCCCGGTGCTCAACAACGAGCACCTGTTTCTCATCACCGGTGAGACAGGCTCGGGCAAGTCGACGATACTCGACTGCCTGTGTTTGGCCCTGTTCAACGAGACCCCGCGCACTGGCAATGCCAAAGACCGCAATGCCTGCTACAACTACCGGCTCACCCACGATGCCACCAACGCCTTGCCTGTGGGCGACGTGCGCAACCTGATGCGCCGCAACACGACCGAGTGCAAGGTGGTGCTCACCTTCGAGACCAACGACGGCACCATCTACACCGCCACGTGGGAGACCCATCGCGCCCGCAACAAGGCCGAGGGCAACTTGCAGAGCGAGACGTGGAGCCTTGCCAGCGACAAGGGGCTGGCCACCGACAAGAAAAACGAAATCAAGCGCCACATTCACGACCTGCTGGGCATCAATGCCGAGCAATTCTACCGTTCGGTCATGCTGCCCCAGGGCCGGTTTGCCGAGTTTCTCTCCTCGTCGATCAACGACAAGTCGGAGATCTTGGAGTCGCTCACTGGCACAGCCATCTACCGCAACATAGGCAAACAGATTTACCAAATTTTCCGCAGAAAGCAGGGCGAATGCCAGACGCAAGAGAACCGCATAAGCGCCAACAAACTGCTGCAGCCAGAAGAAATAGAAGAAATCAACCGCCGCATTGCATCGCTCAAGGCGAGCAATGAGCAACTCAACAAGCTGCGCAACGCAGTCGCCGCAGCATTGACATGGCAAGTAAACTTGGCCAAAATGCAAAGTGAGTTGCAGAACCATAAAGACGCTGAACAGAAATGGCAGCAAAAGCTGCAAAGCGATGAGTTCAAAGAGCACGAACGGCTTGTGAAGGAATGGAACCATACCAGCGAGGCCCGCAAGTGGCACAACGACAAGGCCCAAGCCAGCAGGGACCTTGAGCGCAACCGCAGCACGCTGGCTGACATGGCTGGCGACTACCAAAGGCTGGCAGGAGGCATTGCCTTCAGCCACACCATAATCGAGAAAAACAAAAAGCAACTCATCGCGCTGCAAGAGAAAATCGACAAGCAGAAAAAGGAAATCGAAACACTCACCCAGGAGCGCAACAACCTCGACAACAAGCTGCAAGGCTACAACATCGCAACACTCAACAACAGCTTCAAACGCATCGGCCAACAGATAGAAACCACAAACAACGCCCGAAATGCCTACCGCCAATATCTCGAGCAAAAAAGCCTGTGCGAGAAGAAACAAAAAAAACTTGACAGCGACAAAGCATCGCTCAAGAACCTCCAACAGCAGCTCGAGACCATCGACAAGCAGGTGAAGGAGAAGCAACAGGCCCACGACAAGGCACTGCAAGACTTTGAAGCCCGCAAGCTGCTCGTCCACGACTTTGCCGTCGAGCTGCGGGGCATGGTGAAACCCGGGCAGCAATGCCCCGTGTGCGGCCACATCATCGACAAGGTACTCGACAACAACGAGATGCAGTCGCTTGTGGCCCCCTATGAGCAGGCAGTCAAAAAGCTGGAAGGCGAGCTCGACGCGCTCACGAGCAAGTACAACAAGGCAGATGCACAAGCCCGGAGCGAGGCATCGCGCATCGAGGACCAGCACAATGAGCTCGCCCATGCCCAGAGTGACCTGGCCGTGAAGCTGGACCATGCCATCGCGCTGGGCAAGCAAGCGGGCGTGAATGTTGAGGCTCCCCACTGCGACGACGCAGCCTTCGAGGTCAAGATAAAGGAGGCCAAGGCGTCGCAACAACAGCTCGAAGCCCAATTGAACAAATACAACACACTCAACGAGCTCAAAAACAAGCAACAACAGGAAATAGAAAAAAGCCAAAACCAGCTCGAAAAGCATAAGGACCAGCTCGTTGAGCTGGAAAAATCAACACAGATGGCCGAGATTGAAGTAAAACAGGCCCAAAATGTGCAAGATTGGTTGACGGCCGCTGTGCCTGAATGGCAGGCTCTCGACATCGAGCCACAAGAGGTGGACCAGTTGAGCGCTGGCTTCAACAGCCTCAAAGTACAGTTCACCCAATACGACAGCTACAACAAGCAGCAGCAACACGTCGTGCAGCAGTGCGGCAAGCGTCTCGAGGACTTCGGCCGCAGCAACGACTACACGCTCGAGCGCATAGCCGAACTCGCAAGCTATGACCCGGGCACAATCGAGCGTATCGACCACTCGCTGCGCCAGGCGCATCAACAAGCCAGCAACGCAACGGCCCTGGTCGAAGCGGTGAAAAAACGCATCGACGAGCACCAAGCCGCTAAGCCCGAGCTGTGGGACACCCCTGCCGAGCAGCTGGAGAAAAGCAGAATCGACACCCAGGCCAGCATCGAGGACAACAGCAAGGCGATAGGCGCATGCCAAACACAGCTCAACGACAACGACAAAGCCTGCAAGCAACTCGAGCACGACAGAAATATACTCGAGAAATTGCGGCACGACATGGAGCAATGGGAAAAACTGTGCAACATGCTGGGCAACAGCGACGGCAAAACCTTCATGAAAATTGCCCAAAGCTTCATCCTGGGCGACATGCTCAATCAAGCCAACTACTACCTGCGCATGTTCACCACCCGCTTCCAACTCGAGTGCCAGCCAGGCAGCCTCATCATCCTGGTGCGCGACACCATGCAAGGCGACACCCCGCTGCCAGCCTCCAACCTCTCGGGTGGAGAAAGCTTCATGGCCTCGCTGGCGCTGGCGCTGGCACTGGCCCAGATGAACGGCGGCCAGCACTCGCTCGACACCATCTTCATCGACGAGGGCTTCGGGTCATTGAGCGACGAGCCCCTCAACCAGGTCGTCGAGACACTCGAGCGGTTGTACCAGCTCGACGGGCGCCGCGTGGGCATCATCAGCCATGTCGACGTGCTCAAAGAGCGCATCGCTGCCCAGATACAAGTGACCCGCGACCCTGGCGACAACACCCGCAGCCTGGTCAAGGTGGCGACACGCTAA